Proteins from one Dysgonomonas sp. HDW5A genomic window:
- a CDS encoding type I restriction endonuclease, with translation MDFKDAIKLLSERVDKVKDNLHTEEATKNALIMPFLQAMGYDVFNPLEVMPEFTCDIGIKKGEKIDYAIFKDDQPIILVECKHWKQELTLHDNQLLRYFHVSNAKFGLLTNGIIYRFYTDLEVPNRMDEKPFLEINLLDLRSSQLEELKKFHKAYFDVENILSSANELKYTSELKVVLNKEFTNPSPEFVKLISKQVYDGTMTAKLLEQFTTLVRKSISGLISDTISDRLKTALKTETSQDQNIEETAKQAPPSLPVNVVYMSEDGKIVTTQDEIDGYNIVKAILYDTVDIKRVVDRDTNSYFGILFDDNNRKPICRLYFNSENVRYIATFDKDKLETKNKIESLSDIYKYSNEIRNVVKSYLEQ, from the coding sequence ATGGACTTTAAAGACGCGATTAAACTGCTATCAGAGAGAGTTGATAAAGTAAAAGATAATTTACACACAGAGGAAGCAACAAAGAATGCATTAATAATGCCATTCCTACAAGCAATGGGCTATGATGTTTTTAATCCCCTTGAAGTAATGCCTGAATTTACCTGTGATATTGGTATTAAGAAAGGAGAAAAAATAGATTACGCTATCTTTAAAGATGATCAACCTATAATTTTAGTTGAATGTAAGCATTGGAAACAAGAGCTAACCCTACATGACAATCAACTGCTTCGTTATTTCCATGTATCAAATGCTAAATTTGGCCTATTGACTAATGGTATTATTTATAGATTTTATACAGATCTTGAAGTACCAAACAGGATGGATGAAAAACCATTTCTTGAGATAAATTTACTTGATTTAAGAAGCAGCCAACTCGAAGAATTAAAAAAATTCCATAAAGCATATTTTGATGTAGAAAATATATTAAGTTCAGCAAACGAACTTAAATACACTAGTGAACTAAAGGTTGTATTGAATAAAGAGTTTACAAATCCAAGTCCTGAATTTGTAAAACTTATATCAAAACAAGTTTATGATGGAACAATGACTGCTAAACTTTTAGAGCAGTTCACTACTCTTGTACGTAAATCTATATCCGGATTAATTAGTGATACAATTTCAGATCGATTAAAAACAGCTCTAAAAACTGAAACTTCGCAAGATCAGAATATTGAAGAAACAGCTAAACAAGCACCCCCATCTCTCCCCGTCAACGTGGTATATATGTCTGAGGATGGAAAGATTGTAACAACACAAGATGAAATAGATGGCTATAACATTGTGAAAGCGATATTATATGATACTGTAGACATTAAGCGTGTTGTTGATAGAGACACTAATTCTTATTTTGGAATATTATTTGACGATAATAATAGGAAACCAATTTGCAGATTATACTTCAACTCTGAAAATGTGAGATATATTGCAACTTTCGACAAGGATAAATTGGAGACTAAAAATAAAATCGAATCATTAAGTGATATTTACAAGTATTCTAATGAAATTCGTAATGTTGTCAAATCTTATTTAGAACAATAA